From one Macellibacteroides fermentans genomic stretch:
- a CDS encoding DNA/RNA non-specific endonuclease, with the protein MAKKKTRKPSTRKGNKKKQVVDFIKQIIVTACVVIVCFIAFWIGYEFIFPQDASSIGKKLESVEKGTEKNSGYPDDLYADTETDPANTDVPVISEPETIPFSMPDEVEMPRVESDRPEEIITRESFAVSYNRTYRIPNWVAYELTAQEAGSNKSKRSNKFVPDPELDGTPDTRDYSRSGYDRGHMAPAGDMKWSHQAMKESFYTSNICPQDHYMNQGIWNDLENKCRVWAKKHKSVWVVTGPVISKKMKRIGDTGIGIPEAFFKVLMYSTGTTLEGVAFVLENRNYEDSDLKKYAMPIDEAEKLTGIDFFHQLPDAVEDKMESELHLKKWGL; encoded by the coding sequence ATGGCGAAGAAGAAGACAAGAAAACCCTCTACCAGAAAAGGCAACAAAAAGAAGCAAGTTGTCGATTTTATCAAACAAATTATTGTTACTGCATGTGTTGTTATCGTCTGTTTCATAGCTTTTTGGATAGGATATGAATTTATTTTTCCACAGGATGCCTCCTCAATCGGAAAGAAGCTTGAATCAGTTGAAAAAGGAACCGAAAAGAACAGCGGATATCCCGATGATTTGTATGCAGATACCGAGACGGATCCTGCCAATACGGATGTTCCGGTTATTTCGGAACCCGAAACCATCCCTTTCAGTATGCCCGATGAGGTTGAGATGCCTCGTGTGGAGAGTGATCGTCCCGAAGAAATTATAACCCGCGAAAGCTTTGCCGTTTCTTACAACAGAACGTATCGTATACCCAATTGGGTAGCCTACGAACTGACGGCTCAGGAGGCCGGAAGCAATAAAAGCAAACGGAGCAATAAGTTTGTTCCGGATCCCGAACTGGATGGTACACCGGATACCCGCGATTACAGCCGTTCCGGATACGACAGAGGTCACATGGCTCCGGCAGGGGATATGAAGTGGTCGCATCAAGCGATGAAGGAGTCTTTCTACACCAGTAATATTTGTCCCCAGGACCACTATATGAACCAGGGTATCTGGAATGATCTTGAAAATAAATGCCGCGTGTGGGCTAAGAAACACAAGTCGGTTTGGGTGGTGACCGGGCCGGTTATCAGTAAAAAGATGAAGCGGATAGGGGATACCGGTATCGGAATTCCTGAAGCGTTTTTTAAAGTGCTAATGTATTCTACCGGAACTACGCTGGAAGGTGTAGCGTTTGTTCTCGAGAACCGGAATTACGAAGACAGTGATTTGAAAAAATATGCCATGCCGATTGATGAAGCCGAGAAGCTGACCGGCATTGATTTCTTTCATCAATTACCCGATGCCGTGGAAGATAAGATGGAGTCGGAATTGCACCTCAAGAAATGGGGGTTGTAA
- a CDS encoding alpha-L-rhamnosidase-related protein, with translation MNKLFGMLLLLCFGLSAMAYDWKGQWISTERSQSQTNEWLAYRKTFTLSDVPAALTARIAADSKYWMWINDSLVVFEGGLKRGPAPGATYFDEVEIAPWLKPGQNTVAVLVWHFGKSGFSHASTGRAGLLFDAQSPAFSLVSDASWRCTLYTAYENTSAPHPNFRLPESNIRFDAQKEIKDWHLSSFKGNLPQALVLARAEAYPFGKLVARPIPLWKDYGLRGYEAIRKSANGDTLFCRLPYNCHVTPYLHVEAEAGKTIGMLTDNYEGGSEKNVRGEYVTRAGEQTYESLGWMNGHEVIYIIPDGVVVKDVKYRETGYNADFAGSFSSDDPFLNELWKRSARTLYVTMRDTYMDCPDRERAQWWGDEVNELGEAFYALDPRGQKLALKGIYELMNWQREDGVIFSPVPSVNWGRELPLQMLASVGYYGFYTQYFYSGDSTFVPVIYDRLHRYLHEVWQPEANGLVTERSGDWNWGDWGEHVDMGVLTNCWYYLALKAELNFAAMLGKEDDVRMLTGMMNSFVSCFNTKYWNGLAYRSPGYKGETDDRAQAMAVVSGLAAADKYPALLQVFKKEYHASPYMEKYVLEALFRMGEADFALSRMKDRYSKMMGYKDYTTLFEGWGIGADGFGGGTINHAWSGGPLTILSQLLCGIEPTSPGFKTFKIAPRMGSVGNASAKVSTHHGLIEVTITRKGKAMTIHAVVPPGTKAEIHFPNGKRFHVTAGSHLLKGLAF, from the coding sequence ATGAATAAACTGTTTGGAATGCTTTTGTTATTGTGCTTCGGGTTGTCTGCTATGGCTTACGACTGGAAAGGACAATGGATAAGCACAGAACGTAGTCAGAGTCAGACTAACGAATGGCTGGCTTACCGAAAAACCTTTACTTTAAGTGATGTGCCCGCAGCACTGACGGCCCGTATTGCTGCGGATTCAAAATATTGGATGTGGATTAACGACAGCCTTGTCGTGTTTGAAGGCGGACTGAAACGCGGACCTGCTCCCGGTGCCACCTACTTTGATGAGGTGGAGATTGCTCCCTGGCTGAAACCGGGACAGAATACGGTGGCTGTGTTGGTCTGGCATTTCGGGAAAAGCGGTTTCAGTCATGCCAGCACCGGAAGGGCGGGGTTGTTGTTTGATGCGCAATCACCTGCTTTCTCGTTGGTATCCGATGCTTCCTGGCGTTGTACACTTTATACTGCTTATGAAAATACATCGGCTCCGCATCCCAACTTCCGCCTACCGGAAAGTAACATACGTTTCGATGCTCAAAAGGAGATAAAAGACTGGCACCTTTCTTCATTTAAAGGAAATCTGCCCCAGGCGCTTGTCTTAGCCCGGGCGGAGGCTTACCCTTTTGGTAAATTGGTGGCACGCCCCATTCCTTTGTGGAAAGATTACGGATTGCGCGGGTACGAAGCAATCCGGAAGTCGGCCAACGGCGATACCTTGTTTTGCCGGTTGCCCTACAATTGCCACGTTACCCCTTATTTACATGTGGAGGCCGAAGCCGGTAAAACCATAGGTATGCTGACCGATAACTATGAAGGGGGAAGCGAGAAAAACGTTCGTGGCGAATATGTTACCCGTGCCGGAGAACAGACCTACGAGAGTCTGGGCTGGATGAATGGTCACGAAGTGATATACATTATTCCGGACGGAGTGGTTGTTAAGGATGTAAAGTACCGCGAAACAGGCTATAATGCCGATTTTGCCGGTTCTTTCTCGTCGGATGACCCCTTCCTGAACGAGTTGTGGAAGCGTTCTGCACGTACCCTGTATGTTACCATGCGTGATACCTATATGGATTGTCCGGACCGCGAACGGGCTCAATGGTGGGGAGATGAGGTGAACGAACTGGGCGAGGCCTTTTACGCACTGGATCCCCGTGGACAGAAACTTGCTCTTAAAGGAATATACGAACTGATGAACTGGCAAAGGGAGGACGGGGTGATCTTCTCGCCGGTGCCTTCGGTCAACTGGGGACGGGAACTGCCGTTGCAGATGTTGGCTTCGGTGGGTTACTATGGCTTTTATACCCAGTATTTTTATAGCGGCGACAGTACCTTTGTGCCTGTTATTTACGACCGCCTGCACCGTTACCTGCACGAGGTTTGGCAACCCGAAGCGAATGGTCTGGTTACGGAACGTTCTGGCGATTGGAATTGGGGCGACTGGGGTGAACATGTGGATATGGGAGTGCTTACCAACTGTTGGTATTACCTGGCCCTGAAAGCCGAATTAAATTTTGCTGCCATGCTGGGTAAAGAGGATGATGTGCGTATGCTTACAGGGATGATGAACTCTTTTGTATCTTGCTTCAATACAAAATACTGGAACGGGTTGGCTTATCGTTCGCCCGGTTATAAGGGGGAGACCGACGACCGGGCGCAGGCTATGGCTGTGGTTTCCGGATTGGCTGCGGCCGACAAGTATCCGGCTTTGCTGCAGGTGTTCAAAAAAGAATATCATGCCAGTCCGTATATGGAAAAATATGTGTTGGAGGCGCTGTTCCGTATGGGGGAAGCCGACTTCGCCCTTTCGCGGATGAAAGATCGTTATAGTAAAATGATGGGATATAAGGATTATACCACTTTGTTTGAAGGGTGGGGGATCGGTGCAGATGGTTTTGGCGGTGGTACGATTAACCATGCCTGGAGCGGCGGACCGCTCACCATTCTAAGTCAGCTTTTATGCGGTATCGAACCTACTTCTCCCGGGTTCAAAACGTTTAAGATTGCTCCCCGGATGGGATCGGTAGGAAATGCGTCGGCCAAAGTTTCCACTCATCACGGATTGATCGAGGTTACGATTACCCGCAAAGGAAAAGCGATGACAATCCATGCGGTTGTTCCCCCGGGAACAAAGGCGGAGATACACTTTCCCAACGGTAAACGATTCCACGTAACGGCAGGATCTCATCTTCTGAAAGGACTGGCATTTTAA
- a CDS encoding class I mannose-6-phosphate isomerase, with the protein MRKSDYDKYPSTSVNGSLWEGWDAILNQIKMDLSLQNGRHVLVVECYQGVHHKELLEQLALLPVDERVDTRDLFRSEEEIEEMTRPFLTDDRLFGRRSSFSYADFLDNSKVEAFRRRLKQLQGVVLVYGHGAAWVADQPDTLVYADMARWEIQLRSRRHEVEGLGVRNSEESPSLHYKRGYFVDWIVCDNFKKQLIPRVDYWLDTQIPYLPKMVDASTWREGLTKTVQGPFRVVPFFDPAPWGGQWMKEVCDLDKEQANFGWCFDCVPEENSLSLLVNGVRFEMPANNLVFYKTQELLGGPVEARFGADFPIRFDFLDTMEGGNLSLQVHPTTQYIRDTFGQYYTQDESYYLLDATEEASVYLGLKEGVDPAEMVEALRAAQQAGGDLDVDRFVNKWPARKHDHFLIPGGTVHCSGAGAMVLEISATPSLFTFKLWDWGRLGLDGLPRPINIEHGKNVIKWERTTGFARRELVNRVEPIASGEGWTEERTGLHENEFIETRRHWFTGKVLHHTGGGVNVLNVIEGDELLVESPQQAFEPFVVHYAETFIVPASAESYTIRPIGLSEGKRCGTIKAFVRFRE; encoded by the coding sequence ATGAGAAAAAGTGATTATGATAAATATCCGTCCACTTCGGTTAACGGATCTCTTTGGGAGGGATGGGATGCCATCCTGAACCAGATAAAGATGGATTTGTCCCTTCAAAACGGAAGGCATGTGCTGGTGGTGGAATGCTATCAGGGGGTGCATCACAAAGAGCTGCTTGAACAGCTGGCTCTTTTGCCGGTGGACGAACGGGTGGATACGCGCGATCTTTTCCGCTCCGAAGAGGAGATAGAGGAGATGACGCGTCCGTTTCTGACCGACGACCGGTTGTTTGGAAGGCGTTCTTCTTTTTCGTACGCCGATTTTCTGGATAACAGCAAGGTAGAGGCTTTTCGCCGCCGACTGAAACAGTTACAGGGGGTGGTGCTTGTGTATGGACACGGTGCTGCCTGGGTGGCGGACCAGCCTGATACGTTGGTATATGCGGATATGGCGCGATGGGAGATTCAGCTTCGTTCGCGCAGGCACGAGGTTGAAGGTCTGGGCGTACGTAATAGTGAGGAGTCGCCTTCGCTTCATTACAAACGTGGCTATTTTGTGGATTGGATTGTATGTGATAATTTTAAGAAGCAATTGATTCCGCGGGTGGATTATTGGCTGGATACGCAGATTCCGTATCTTCCTAAGATGGTGGATGCATCTACCTGGCGGGAGGGGCTGACTAAAACAGTGCAGGGTCCTTTCCGGGTGGTGCCGTTCTTTGATCCTGCTCCCTGGGGTGGACAATGGATGAAGGAGGTGTGCGACCTTGATAAGGAACAGGCCAACTTTGGTTGGTGTTTTGATTGTGTGCCCGAAGAAAACAGTCTTTCACTGCTTGTAAACGGTGTACGTTTTGAAATGCCGGCAAATAATCTGGTGTTCTATAAGACGCAGGAGTTGCTGGGCGGACCGGTGGAAGCGCGTTTCGGTGCCGATTTCCCCATTCGTTTTGATTTTCTGGATACGATGGAGGGCGGTAACCTGAGTCTGCAGGTGCATCCTACCACCCAGTATATACGGGATACATTCGGTCAGTATTATACGCAGGACGAGAGTTATTATCTGCTGGATGCCACAGAAGAGGCTTCGGTCTACCTGGGATTGAAAGAGGGAGTGGATCCTGCTGAGATGGTTGAAGCGCTGCGTGCGGCTCAACAGGCAGGAGGTGATTTGGATGTGGATCGCTTTGTAAATAAATGGCCGGCGCGCAAGCACGATCATTTCCTTATTCCGGGCGGAACGGTTCACTGTTCGGGTGCCGGTGCAATGGTGCTGGAGATTAGCGCCACTCCAAGCTTGTTTACTTTTAAATTGTGGGATTGGGGAAGACTGGGACTGGATGGCTTGCCCCGTCCGATCAACATCGAACATGGAAAGAATGTAATAAAGTGGGAACGTACTACCGGTTTTGCCCGTAGGGAGCTTGTAAACCGGGTGGAACCGATTGCCAGCGGAGAGGGATGGACCGAAGAGCGTACCGGTTTGCATGAGAATGAATTTATAGAAACCCGCCGCCATTGGTTTACCGGCAAGGTGCTGCATCATACAGGTGGTGGTGTGAATGTGCTGAATGTGATTGAGGGCGACGAGCTTCTGGTGGAAAGTCCCCAACAGGCATTCGAACCTTTTGTGGTGCACTATGCCGAGACCTTTATAGTGCCTGCATCGGCAGAGAGTTATACGATCCGCCCCATCGGGTTATCAGAGGGTAAACGCTGTGGTACGATCAAGGCTTTTGTCCGTTTTCGCGAATAA
- a CDS encoding AraC family transcriptional regulator — protein sequence MIKIKEGFKGERSISLPEELLTQYSKDPLIGNLYVRKIGFFPKVKYHFVQKDKGCNYSMLIYCTDGKGWYRIKGKEYRIEQNQYIIIPANEPYAFGADEKDPWTIYWLHFRGKMSASFYPQHPNPVSILPGEYSRLQDRTQLFEEIYSCFSMGYIKEYMSYSSMCLYLFMGSFLWLEQFRHYKIPSHREYPFSSRVIHYMQENIDHNLTLEQLAAYFKYSPSHFSMLFQKETGSSPINYFIRLKIQKACQYIELTNLKLNEIALRLGFEEPAYFSRLFTKVMGISPSAYRAKESEHSASQTE from the coding sequence ATGATAAAGATCAAAGAAGGATTTAAAGGCGAACGTTCCATCTCCCTGCCCGAGGAGCTGCTTACTCAATACAGTAAGGATCCGCTTATAGGCAACCTGTACGTACGAAAGATAGGATTTTTTCCGAAGGTGAAGTACCATTTTGTACAAAAAGACAAAGGATGCAACTATAGTATGCTGATCTACTGTACAGACGGCAAAGGATGGTACAGGATAAAAGGAAAGGAGTACCGGATCGAACAAAACCAGTACATCATCATCCCGGCCAACGAACCCTATGCTTTCGGGGCCGACGAGAAAGATCCGTGGACTATCTACTGGCTCCATTTCAGGGGAAAGATGAGTGCCAGCTTCTATCCGCAGCATCCCAATCCGGTATCCATCCTGCCGGGAGAATACTCGAGGTTGCAGGACCGCACCCAACTATTCGAAGAGATTTACAGCTGTTTCTCCATGGGCTATATCAAAGAATACATGAGCTACTCTTCCATGTGCCTGTATCTTTTCATGGGATCTTTCCTGTGGCTGGAACAATTCCGGCACTACAAGATACCGAGCCACCGTGAATATCCGTTCTCGTCGCGGGTAATCCATTACATGCAGGAGAACATCGACCACAACCTTACCCTCGAGCAACTGGCGGCCTACTTCAAGTATTCGCCGTCTCACTTCTCCATGCTGTTTCAGAAGGAGACCGGCTCGTCGCCCATCAACTACTTTATCCGGCTTAAAATACAGAAGGCCTGCCAATACATCGAGCTTACCAATCTGAAGCTGAATGAGATCGCTTTACGGCTGGGCTTTGAAGAGCCGGCCTACTTCTCGAGGCTTTTCACCAAGGTTATGGGTATCTCTCCCTCGGCATACCGTGCAAAAGAATCGGAACATAGTGCAAGTCAAACAGAATAA
- a CDS encoding ROK family protein has translation MYTTDKRIVMTLDAGGTNLVFSAMQGGVEVVEPVTLPAASHNLNDCLRNITEGFETIRKALPEPPAAISFAFPGPADYEAGIIGDLPNFPSFRGGVALGPYLKEVFGIPVFINNDGNLFAYGEALAGALPQLNKRLAGAGSIRRYRNLLGITLGTGFGAGVVLDGRLLLGDNGAGGDVWCLRNKKYPHCIAEESVSIRAVKRVYQELAGEWNEESAHLTPKELFEIAEGVRPGNREAAIRSFAQLGEMAGDAIAQAITLIDGVVVIGGGLAGASRYILPSLIAELNSSLQMMDGTTVNRLQMKAFNLEEEDQFAVFAKGEAVKIRVPGTDRQIDYDPFKRFGVMISKQGTSRSVALGAYVYALDQL, from the coding sequence ATGTATACTACAGATAAACGTATTGTAATGACACTGGATGCGGGGGGTACCAACCTGGTATTTTCTGCCATGCAGGGAGGAGTGGAGGTGGTGGAACCGGTAACCCTTCCTGCCGCTTCGCATAACCTGAATGATTGTCTCCGTAACATTACCGAAGGTTTCGAAACCATTCGCAAGGCGCTTCCGGAACCTCCGGCAGCCATTAGTTTTGCTTTTCCGGGTCCGGCCGATTACGAGGCTGGCATCATCGGCGACTTACCTAATTTCCCCTCCTTCAGAGGAGGGGTGGCACTGGGTCCCTACCTGAAAGAGGTGTTTGGTATTCCGGTTTTTATCAACAACGACGGAAATCTGTTTGCCTACGGTGAGGCACTTGCCGGAGCTCTGCCGCAATTGAATAAACGTTTGGCCGGGGCGGGGAGCATTCGCAGATACAGAAACCTGCTGGGTATCACCCTCGGCACCGGATTCGGGGCGGGTGTGGTGCTGGACGGCAGATTGCTTTTGGGCGACAACGGCGCCGGGGGTGATGTGTGGTGCCTGCGGAATAAAAAGTATCCCCATTGCATTGCAGAAGAAAGTGTAAGTATCCGTGCCGTTAAAAGGGTGTATCAGGAACTTGCCGGGGAGTGGAATGAGGAGTCGGCCCACCTTACTCCCAAAGAGCTGTTTGAAATTGCAGAGGGTGTTCGTCCGGGTAACAGAGAGGCGGCCATCCGTTCTTTTGCACAACTGGGGGAGATGGCTGGGGATGCCATTGCTCAGGCTATTACCCTGATTGACGGGGTGGTGGTCATTGGCGGAGGATTGGCCGGTGCTTCCAGATACATTTTGCCTTCCCTGATAGCTGAGCTTAACAGTTCCTTGCAAATGATGGATGGAACAACCGTGAACCGGTTGCAGATGAAGGCGTTTAACTTGGAAGAAGAGGATCAGTTTGCCGTGTTTGCTAAAGGAGAGGCGGTAAAAATAAGGGTTCCGGGTACGGATCGCCAGATTGATTACGATCCTTTTAAACGGTTCGGAGTGATGATTAGCAAACAGGGCACCAGCCGTTCGGTTGCCTTGGGTGCCTATGTCTATGCCCTGGATCAGTTGTAA
- a CDS encoding GH92 family glycosyl hydrolase, whose protein sequence is MKYNRLFLVSFLAAASSWLLPFTAGAGSPANSLKVDARSLAQYVDPLIGTAHCRWFHFTPGARPFGMAKPAPSTNGHLGNKWGWEATGCDYRDQSIEGFPCLHEFQVGGIVLMPAVGKLVTVPGPLEMNAPGYRSRFDRKDEFATAGYYSVLLKDHGVKAELTATPRVAFQRYTFPAGKESRILFDIGNRQGESGAVEDAEVKLTADGRIEGWVRTLPEYVKKYQPDASVTMYFSAVTDAKPTGYGTFKGAVVSSGSRESAGVGAGLYLTFQTKEQEAVTVKVGLSFTSVANARLNLQTEAASLSFDKAKQEAADQWEEYLGRIRVETPNRQDKVKFYTGLYHVLLGRGLASDVNGAYPRNDGSVGQIPLLKGKPKHNFYNTDAAWGAQWNLAQVWALAYPEYYSDYISSHLLVYKDTGWLADGIACSRFVSGVGTNLLSAILSGAYQCGIRDFDVNLAYEASLKNELDGVDRPLGAGKVDTDLFVKYGYVPHQEKGDGPDEAFMFSASHTLEYAYSAWTVAQWAGQLGKTDDYAKLMDLSKGWERIYDDSLNFVRPRKANGAFVDDFDPMQVWRGFQEGNAWQYTFYVPHDVKGLVSKVGADVFNQRLDSIFTVSRKLIFSGGKEVGAFAGLQTLYNHGNQPCLHISWLFNEAGRPSLTQKWVRAILDEFYGVEGIHGYGYGQDEDQGQLGAWYVIASLGLFDVKGLTDTEPSFALGSTLFDKVTIKLNKKYYKGDEFVIKAANNNKQNLYVKQFRLNGKPCKDTRIPFSKIVSGGLLEVEMQDTPVDRY, encoded by the coding sequence ATGAAATACAATCGTCTTTTTCTTGTTTCCTTTTTAGCAGCTGCTTCAAGCTGGCTTTTACCTTTTACTGCCGGTGCCGGCAGTCCTGCTAACAGTTTGAAGGTTGATGCCCGTTCTCTTGCACAATACGTTGATCCGCTGATCGGGACTGCCCATTGCCGCTGGTTTCATTTTACTCCCGGTGCCCGACCGTTTGGAATGGCCAAGCCGGCTCCGTCCACCAATGGTCACCTTGGTAATAAGTGGGGATGGGAGGCAACGGGTTGCGATTACCGGGATCAGTCCATCGAAGGTTTTCCCTGTTTACATGAATTCCAGGTGGGCGGAATTGTTTTAATGCCTGCTGTTGGAAAGCTGGTGACTGTTCCGGGCCCGCTGGAGATGAATGCTCCGGGGTATCGTTCCCGCTTCGACCGCAAGGACGAGTTTGCTACTGCCGGATATTATTCGGTGTTGCTGAAGGATCACGGAGTGAAAGCCGAACTTACGGCTACTCCACGGGTTGCATTTCAGCGTTACACCTTTCCTGCCGGAAAGGAGAGCCGTATCCTGTTTGATATCGGGAACCGTCAGGGTGAGAGCGGGGCTGTAGAGGATGCGGAAGTGAAGCTTACCGCCGACGGCCGCATTGAGGGTTGGGTGCGTACCTTGCCCGAATATGTGAAAAAATACCAGCCGGATGCATCGGTCACTATGTATTTCTCTGCTGTAACAGATGCAAAGCCTACGGGTTACGGTACCTTTAAAGGTGCGGTTGTGAGCAGCGGCAGCAGGGAGTCGGCCGGAGTGGGTGCCGGTCTGTATCTTACATTCCAGACCAAAGAGCAGGAGGCTGTTACGGTTAAGGTAGGTCTTTCCTTTACGTCGGTCGCCAATGCCCGACTGAATTTGCAGACGGAAGCGGCTTCGCTTTCCTTCGATAAGGCGAAACAGGAGGCTGCTGATCAATGGGAGGAGTATCTGGGCAGAATCAGGGTGGAAACCCCCAACCGCCAGGATAAGGTGAAGTTTTATACCGGTCTGTATCATGTGTTGCTGGGACGTGGATTGGCAAGCGACGTGAATGGGGCTTATCCCCGTAACGATGGGTCGGTGGGACAGATTCCATTGCTTAAGGGAAAGCCGAAGCACAATTTTTACAACACGGATGCAGCTTGGGGTGCACAGTGGAATCTGGCTCAGGTATGGGCATTGGCTTATCCGGAGTATTATTCGGATTACATCAGCAGTCACCTGCTGGTTTACAAAGATACCGGATGGCTGGCCGATGGAATTGCCTGCAGCCGTTTTGTTTCCGGAGTGGGAACCAATCTGCTGAGTGCCATTCTTTCCGGTGCATATCAGTGCGGCATCCGCGATTTCGATGTGAACCTGGCCTACGAGGCTTCGCTGAAGAATGAGCTGGATGGCGTTGACCGCCCGCTTGGTGCGGGTAAGGTGGATACGGATCTGTTTGTAAAGTATGGCTATGTTCCCCACCAGGAAAAAGGTGATGGTCCGGATGAGGCTTTTATGTTCTCGGCTTCACATACCCTGGAGTATGCCTACAGTGCGTGGACAGTGGCTCAGTGGGCCGGACAGTTGGGCAAGACGGATGATTACGCTAAACTGATGGATCTTTCTAAAGGATGGGAGCGGATTTACGACGACTCACTCAACTTTGTCAGACCCAGAAAAGCGAACGGAGCCTTTGTGGATGACTTCGATCCTATGCAGGTGTGGAGAGGCTTTCAGGAGGGAAATGCCTGGCAGTATACTTTTTATGTGCCTCACGATGTAAAGGGACTGGTATCCAAAGTGGGTGCGGATGTCTTTAACCAGCGTCTGGACAGTATCTTTACTGTTTCGCGGAAGTTGATTTTCAGCGGAGGTAAAGAAGTTGGTGCTTTTGCCGGACTACAAACGCTTTACAATCATGGAAATCAGCCGTGTCTGCATATCTCCTGGTTGTTTAACGAAGCGGGGCGTCCTTCGCTTACCCAGAAGTGGGTGAGGGCTATCCTGGATGAGTTTTACGGCGTGGAGGGGATTCACGGATATGGATATGGACAGGATGAAGATCAGGGTCAGCTGGGTGCCTGGTATGTAATTGCTTCGCTGGGACTGTTTGATGTAAAGGGGCTGACTGATACCGAGCCTTCGTTTGCGCTGGGCAGTACGTTGTTCGACAAGGTTACCATTAAGCTGAACAAGAAGTATTATAAAGGTGATGAGTTTGTAATAAAGGCTGCTAATAACAATAAACAAAATCTGTACGTTAAGCAGTTCCGGTTAAATGGGAAACCCTGTAAGGACACTCGTATCCCGTTCAGTAAAATTGTTTCGGGCGGATTGCTTGAGGTGGAAATGCAGGATACGCCTGTGGATCGTTATTGA
- a CDS encoding formate/nitrite transporter family protein, translating into MSIYTPKELPVIAEKTGIDKVNYSWKKTLTLGMLAGAYIAMGATLAVFVGYGFPGISEQNPVFPKLLSGLMFPVGLMLVIIAGAELFTGNNAMLIPGFMNGKIKWHTVLKNWALVFGSNFIGTIFFAYLLVHITGILSHAPWQESIIHTAVLKTTQPWHVIFLKGIGANWLVCLAVWLGLTAHTTTGKIAGIWWPVMAFVVLGYEHSIANMFYVPMGIFEGAPVTWSAFFFNNLIPSALGNIVGGAVFVGGMYWYTYIKLEKKD; encoded by the coding sequence ATGAGCATATACACACCTAAAGAACTTCCTGTTATCGCAGAGAAAACAGGAATCGACAAAGTAAATTACAGTTGGAAGAAAACCTTAACATTGGGCATGCTTGCAGGTGCCTACATAGCTATGGGGGCAACCCTTGCCGTTTTTGTAGGTTACGGTTTCCCGGGAATTTCGGAACAAAATCCGGTATTTCCCAAATTACTATCCGGATTGATGTTCCCGGTAGGACTTATGCTGGTTATCATAGCCGGGGCCGAACTCTTTACCGGCAACAATGCCATGCTGATACCGGGTTTTATGAATGGAAAAATAAAATGGCATACCGTTCTTAAAAACTGGGCATTGGTTTTTGGAAGCAACTTTATCGGGACAATCTTTTTTGCCTATCTGCTTGTACACATAACCGGCATTCTTAGTCACGCTCCGTGGCAGGAGTCAATCATACATACAGCCGTTTTAAAAACGACGCAACCCTGGCATGTAATCTTCCTGAAAGGGATTGGGGCCAACTGGCTGGTCTGTCTGGCTGTATGGCTGGGACTTACGGCCCATACCACTACTGGGAAGATTGCCGGCATCTGGTGGCCGGTGATGGCCTTTGTGGTACTGGGATACGAACACAGCATTGCCAACATGTTCTACGTCCCTATGGGTATTTTCGAAGGAGCCCCCGTTACCTGGAGCGCTTTCTTCTTTAACAACCTGATACCCTCCGCCCTTGGAAATATTGTGGGTGGGGCCGTATTTGTAGGAGGAATGTATTGGTACACCTATATAAAGCTGGAGAAAAAAGACTAA